The sequence TAGGGATGGAATATTGAATCTTGGACTTGGATTGGTCAGGCACAAATCAAGATGTCACAAGGCTAGCTGCGGCGATGATACCATCACGGCAGTTTTGTGATTATGATTCTCGGGTGGCCCTTTTTGACTTCCTGTAATCCATATGGTATGGTTACTTTGAATAGTTTTCGGTCTCCTTTTGAGAGAACTTGCGTTTTGTTGTAATCTGACTTCGGTGTGAAATCTACTTGTCTTGTCCGTACtatcctgtatttttttttaaaccaaaGCCAGGCTAAGCTGGAGTTATATTAAAGATAATAGAAAGTATTTACAATATCACCAAGAAAggtgaaagagagagaacaaGGGAAACAAGGAAGAAAAGCAACAAGAAAAACCTAAAAAGAGACCTAAGTGGATATTCTCGTGATGTTTTTTGCCCCACACATACTCCAAAACTTGATTTCGTCTTGTATTTTGGCTAGTAGTTGTGGCATggttttctctttattttaaaaaacccTCATGTTTCGTTCACACCATACTTCCCATGCCACCAACATGTGGATATACTGTATTGTGGCACTGTCTCTTGCGAAATCTTTATTTAGTACTGCTACCACTAGTAATTCAGCTTAGTTCTTCTGGAAACTAAATTATAGGTGGCCCCGGCGCTCGCCCAGCGTGCGGGGCTTTTATTTTCTCCGATTGAACATACAATTGAGGACTCGAATTGGACTTTTGCCAACTGCAGACCACTGTGCCTCTTCGAGTGAAGAAGCAGCCCATGGGCTCATGAGAAAACAGAGCCTACGGACAGCCCATGGGGCGTGTCCTCCAGACCTAGAATCCATCCATCCCCTAAGTTCCGCGCCGCCGTTCTGCTCCGGCGCTGATCTGAGAAGCTccggggctgtttggttggttgccacaCTTTACCACGCCACACTTTAGTTATGCCACAGTTTTTTAGGCATGTGTTTAGTTCGCTGCCGCAATTATGTTATGCCACACTTTCTTTAActttgggacccacatgtcatgctctcaaatttagagctaagcatgccacacttgtggccaaCTATTTCTAAGCCACATTTGTGccaccatgccacaactagcCTAAACTTAGTTATGGCAAGGTTAGGCATCAACCAAACATCCCCTCCATTCTCCAGCGCACCTTAGGTAATCAATTAATAATTGACCTTTCCTATCTGTTGTATATATTTTACTAACATACTGTAGAGTATAATGCCTTGTTTGTTTTTGAAGCTGACAATCGAATCAACGATGGGCCTCTCGCGTCGATTCCTGAATCTGATCGTGGACAACCGCTTCCCAGGCGCCGTATCGCTGCTCTCGATCGACTTGAGGCGCCACAAGCTGTTCAACACAACAACACCTGCTGATCTGCCATTGATCAACAGATCTGTATCTGAATCAGAACGGCCGCCATGTGTAGCCAATGCTAACAATCatcagaagaagaggaagaagaagacagtAAAGATGAGGATGCTTCATCTTCCCGCGCCAACCATCGACCTTGAAGCCTCATCTAGGGGCTATAGCTGGAACATCAAGTGCTCACCGCTCACAGATCGCAAGCTGCTCTGCACGGACAACTATGGCCGCCATGTCCTCTTCGACTCCGAGGCGCGCCAAGTGGAGGACTTGCCCTTCCTCAACGAGCCCAAGAATTCGACCTTCTCCATCTTCATCCCTGGTGCTACTGACACCAATGGCTGTGACgacaatggtggtggtggtagcatCTACATCATGGAGCATTCTCCCAATCATGAACAGGAACAGCGGTTGCTGAGCGGTCAGTTTGAGGCATTTGTCCATGGAAAGCACAACACCTGGTACAGCCAActactgccgccaccgccattcaTCTATGACCCCAAGTACAAGCGACCCAAGATCAGCTCATATGCAGTACTGATTGACGACTGCGGCAGCGGCAGATCGCACATCTGCATATCAGTGGATCATATTGGCACCTACTGCTTGGACACGGTGAAACACACCTGGATCAGAGTTGGGGATTGGACACTACCCTTCACAGGCAAGGTTGAGTATGTACCGGAGTTGAAGTTGTGGTTTGGCATTTGCACCAGTGACTGGAAATTGGGAGCTATTGACCTCTCCACTATTCTCTCCACAgccaccatggaggaggacTCACAGCCACAGATAATAGGCACTTGGAAGGAGCTTGAGGCACCTCAACACTGGAATGAGATGCGTTGTCCTCAGCTTGCCAACCTGGGCTCAGGCAGGTTTTGCATCGCAAGGTTCTTCCACACTTGGACTACTCCCATGGAACCGAACTCATTTGGTTATGATTCAATTAAGGTACACTCTTTTTCTGATTTTGATTCTGATTCTGATTCAATTGAGTTTGAGGAGCACTCTTTTACTGTCTTGACCGGTACGGACGTAGTGCCGTGCGTCCATGATGGCAATGGGACTGGCAATGGCAATTACGCCAATGGCAGCAATGGGAAAGTGGAACTCCGAATGATCAAGCACAACTCGAAAAGCCACATATCTGATGGCATAGATGGTACAATTAGGCTAGTGTTCTGAATAACGTACTTTGGTTTGCTTCCAGACCCATGTATTATCTTATTATCCATCATTGTCGTCTGAATAGTTAGGGGACTTTGTTCTATATGAGACAATTTGGTGGTATCACTTTATCCTATGCATTTTCATTTCGAATTTGTAGTATTTGTGCAACTATTGTATTTAGATCAGCTTGTCCAGTTCTTTGTATTTGTTTGGAAAACAAATAACAGTGCACATAATGCTATGAATTGGCTTAGTGATctggcatgttttttttttcaatcaaggGTTAGTTGATGAAGGATCCGTGAAGTGGTCTGGACATAAAGCTTGTCTAGATCCATCATACTACGATGTACGGCGTGTCAGCGTGTGGCTGCATGGCGGCATTCCCTTCtcgtattattattattatatggctGTCACGATCTCAGCCTTTGAGTCACCCCGGCCCTATCATCTTCACTATTCCTAGTTCTTCAAATTTCTTTGTGGTTCCTTCTCTTCTAGTTTTAAATATAACCTCTAGGTTTCTTGACCACCATATAATCTGTTCAACTTCTAATTGATGAAAATACACATGATGATGGGAGTGGCTGAAGGCATTACCATTTCTTTTTGTTCCAGACGAAAACATGGCTTCATTGAAATTTCACAATAAACAATTCAATTGCCCTGGAAACTCTGAAATTATGTGTTCCAAGCAGGGGCCAAACTGAGTACACAAGAACCATTCCAttcataagaaaaaagaaaaaacaagttCATACCCCTAATAGGCAGGATACACTGGGCACAAAGAAATATTAACATCCATGTTACTAACAAGTAAGCGTGCTGTGAAAACCAATGCACATTTACACAAGACATTCTGGACGCGATTGTACACTACAGGCAAGAACAGCAATCGACATGATGGCCAGAAAGTATAGCCTATTATGAGTTTTTACCTGCGTTGCTTCGGTGCAATACTGCAGATCAAATGtcatactccttccatcccgaAAGAACTCAAcctaggaggggtcacatcccctcTTGGattctgtccagattcgttgtactaggagggGTCATCCCCTCGGTTGAGTTTTtctggacagagggagtacgcaGGTGACACACATTCCAAGAATCAGGTGACAGCAGTCCACATTCCAAGAATCAAGTGGATCTGAAAGATGCGGTACCAGATTTTGCATCGAAGTGCTGTCAATGGCGGAAAGTTCTCACAGCTTGGTCAATTCTTCTCCGGCAAAGTGGACAATTCGTCAAATGAGAAGAGCAGTTCATACAGCAGCACATGTGGCCACACCTGCACGGTGTTTGATTTACATATTCATTCATAAATTTTTGAGGTGACAGTTTAATGAGAACAAAAGTTGCATAAAGAGATGGTATCGATCACAAAGATGACAATGGGGGTGATTCagaaacaaaatcaaaattttgtaCCAATCAGAGCTCAAAATGTAATGATAAGGTAACTACTCTTCAATTCAAATATTTGATCAGATTCCAACAAAAAATGTAATGCATAGTCTATAGTAATGTTTAAAGAGTTATTTATTATTCAGCAATATATAGACAGTTCTCATTGCTAAGAGGCTAAGAGTAAAGCTATATGATGGAATGCAAAATATAAGATACTTACGGCACAAAAACAGCATTATATTCCTGTTCAAGGCATATGACACATATGTCCAAGACCAATTGATCCTTTTTATTGTTAGAATCTACATCTGATGTACCATTGCCCCCTGTACAAAATAAAACTGATGTTATAAGACATGAACAAGTTATGATAAAATAGCCTAACCAATTgataagaaaaatgaaaaatcacCTTCAGCTTCTCTAGCTTGTCTttgtgcagcagcagcatgaaCCCTGTATGGAAAAAATAATGCATTGTAACAACATTTTCAGTATCTTGCATTAGCAAAATCGTCAATGGTTACAAAACATATCCTAGTGTCCATCTGTATGCTACAATGTTAGTTTGTGATTTTCACCCCCGATATAAAATTACTCCAGGGTAAAACTTTTTTCAAGACAGCATCTCCAATGTCTTCCATTTCAGTTTTGTCCTAATGATATATATTAGCTGCTGGAAGCACATGCAGGTTCCACAATTTAAAAGATACAGAGATCACAATGCTATTGAACATTACAAGATGTTCCAAAGCATCTCATTCTGACCATGTCTAGCAAAGTGAGCAAACCACTGAAGAATGTAAATGGGAGTAACATGTCCGTCTAAATCCAAATAAGTGGTTGGTTAGCACACACCTCTTCTGTAATTCATGTCGTCGTTTTCTTTCGAGAAAATGCTGTAGTGCACGCTTTGCAAGAAGAAAGACACCAAATGCTGCAAATCCCATGGAAGCAAGCTGGTATAACCTGTTGTAGTAAAACACACTATTAGCCTCAAGAAGCCTAAAAGGAGAGAATATTCTACTGCATCTTCATACTTGGCCCATTTCCCAAGATTCATGATAAGTTGATCGATGCTTTTCGGGGATACATAAAATGGTCCTTTGTGTGGTCGTTGAATTCGAATAGTTCCAACATCATCTTTAATGGCCTAGTCATACAACATAAGAATCAAGAACGAAAGCAAGACTTAGCCATGTAAAGGAAAATAGGGCACCAACACAAGGCATTGCAGACGAATTAAAGCTATGAATTACCTCACCAACAACAGTCAATGAAGTTCCAGTTGGAAGAACCCTTTCAGTTCTCTTGACTCCAAGCATCTACAAGCATTATTTCttaaacatgaataatactacTACAAGCATTTACATTAATAAAAATGCAATCGTTACTAAGTACTAACCTTCAGCCCTTGTAAATAGTCTAGAGTTCCACGCACAAGTGTCCGCCCTGACTCCTCAAAAACTTCGCTAGCAACAGTTAAAACTAACCCAGCTGCACCACGAGCTCCAACAACAAAAACACGGCCGGTACCATCATCCTGTGGTGAATTATATTAAAGTAGTATTGAGCATCTAAGAACCTAATATGCAATTTATGATACTAAACGAGCTCTAAATAGTATGTTAAAAGAATCAAGCTCCTTTCCTTTATTTTCTTGAGAAGCCATTTGTGctcaatattaaaaaaactctTTTGCTACCTTAAAATTGGGTTCATCAGCTTTTTAACAAATAATCTAGATGATGAGGTCTTGTCATTAGGTTTACATGGAGGAGCTCGATGTAGGTAGGGTTAGGCTATGGGGCTGATAAACAAGGTTTATACACAGAACAAGCTATATCAGCAAGATTATTACAGAAGTCCAGACATCCATATGACATTAGATGGTTCATCTACTATAAATCCAAGATTGAATAAATCAGCTGATATACAGTCACCAAGATTGGACACATAATGGCACTGTTTTATATCGAGACTAAACTGAATTACTTGTTTCAATAGAACCAAAGAAAATTAGTATATAACAACTACAGCAGTTAATTACCAGGTACCATGGAACTTCTTTGCTAACAGAAAGCATCACAGCGGAATCTTGAATCCATGATCCAGCAT is a genomic window of Oryza glaberrima chromosome 7, OglaRS2, whole genome shotgun sequence containing:
- the LOC127778740 gene encoding uncharacterized protein LOC127778740, whose translation is MGLSRRFLNLIVDNRFPGAVSLLSIDLRRHKLFNTTTPADLPLINRSVSESERPPCVANANNHQKKRKKKTVKMRMLHLPAPTIDLEASSRGYSWNIKCSPLTDRKLLCTDNYGRHVLFDSEARQVEDLPFLNEPKNSTFSIFIPGATDTNGCDDNGGGGSIYIMEHSPNHEQEQRLLSGQFEAFVHGKHNTWYSQLLPPPPFIYDPKYKRPKISSYAVLIDDCGSGRSHICISVDHIGTYCLDTVKHTWIRVGDWTLPFTGKVEYVPELKLWFGICTSDWKLGAIDLSTILSTATMEEDSQPQIIGTWKELEAPQHWNEMRCPQLANLGSGRFCIARFFHTWTTPMEPNSFGYDSIKHSFTVLTGTDVVPCVHDGNGTGNGNYANGSNGKVELRMIKHNSKSHISDGIDGTIRLVF
- the LOC127780709 gene encoding E3 ubiquitin-protein ligase SP1, which encodes MLIPWGGVGCCLSAAALYLLGRSSGRDAEVLRSVARAGSTKDLAAILDTASKVLPLVVAVSGRVGSDTPLICQQSGMRGVIVEETAEQHFLKHNDAGSWIQDSAVMLSVSKEVPWYLDDGTGRVFVVGARGAAGLVLTVASEVFEESGRTLVRGTLDYLQGLKMLGVKRTERVLPTGTSLTVVGEAIKDDVGTIRIQRPHKGPFYVSPKSIDQLIMNLGKWAKLYQLASMGFAAFGVFLLAKRALQHFLERKRRHELQKRVHAAAAQRQAREAEGGNGTSDVDSNNKKDQLVLDICVICLEQEYNAVFVPCGHMCCCMNCSSHLTNCPLCRRRIDQAVRTFRH